The Pseudomonas nunensis genome includes the window GTTCTACGCGATCTTGCGGGCGATTCCGGACAAGCTCATGGGCGTCATCGCCATGGGTGCTTCGATTGCCATGTTGTTCGTCCTGCCTTGGCTCGACCGCAGTCCGGTCAAGTCCATGCGCTACAAGGGCTGGCTGAGCAAGATCTGGCTTTGGGTGTTCTGCATCTGTTTCGTGATCCTCGGCGTGCTGGGCGTATTGGCCCCAACCCCTGAGCGGACACTGGTGTCGCAGATTTGCACCTTCCTGTACTTCGCCTACTTCATTCTGATGCCGTTCTACACCAGGCTCGAGAAGACCAAACCGGTTCCGGAAAGGGTGACTGGCTGATGAAAAAGCTATTTGCTGTATTGATTCTTGCTGCTCTGCCAGTGTTCTCCTTCGCAGCCGAGCACGGTGGCCCGGAGCTGGAAAAAGTCGACATTGACGTTTCCGACAAAGCGGCCATGCAGGACGGCGCACGTACGTTCGCCAACTACTGCATGGGTTGCCACAGTGCCAAGTTCCAGCGCTATGAGCGCGTTGCCGACGACCTGGGGATTCCTCATGATCTGATGCTGAAGAACCTGGTGTTCACCGGCGCCAAGATCGGCGACCACATGAGCATCGGCATGCAGCCGGCAGACGCCAAGACCTGGTTCGGCGCAGCGCCGCCGGACCTGACCCTGGTGGCTCGCGTGCGTGGCACTGACTGGCTCTACGGCTACCTGCGTTCGTTCTATGAAGACCCGACGCGTCCTTGGGGTGTGAACAACAAGGTGTTCCCGAACGTCGGCATGCCTAACGTGCTGGTCGGCCTGCAAGGTCGCCAGGTGGTTGGCTGCAAACAGGTTCAAATCGTCGAGGACGGCAAGAAGCAGTATGATCCGCTGACCGGTACGCCGCTGACTCATGAAGCGTGCGATCAGCTGACCATCGTGCCGAAGAGTGGTGCCCTGAACGAAGAGCAGTTCGATGAGAAGGTCAAGAATCTGGTAACCTTCCTCGCTTACTCGGCTAACCCGGTAAAGCTGCAACATCAGCGCATCGGCACCTATGTATTGCTCTACCTGGCGTTCTTCTTCGTATTCGCATACTTGCTCAAGCGTGAATACTGGAAAGACGTCCATTGATAAAGCTGTAAGCAATTGCTGTTAATCGCGCGCGCCCAGGGGCGTCTCTGAAGGTGTAACGAGTCTGGTAAGCCAGGCGTTACGGGAGGCGCCCTCTGGGCGCGCGCGTTTTTCCGCTTCCGATAATTTCTACAAGCGAGGAGGACCGCCATGGGCGTGACCAATCGGTTGGCCTGTTACTCCGACCCCGCCGACCACTATTCCCACCGAGTACGCATCGTACTTGCAGAGAAGGGTGTCAGCGCCGAGATCATTTATGTGGAAGCTGGTCGCCAGCCGCCTAAACTGATTGAAGTGAACCCTTACGGCAGCTTGCCCACCCTGGTCGATCGTGACCTGGCGTTGTGGGAGTCGACCGTGGTGATGGAATATCTGGATGAGCGTTACCCGCACCCGCCTTTACTGCCGGTTTATCCTGTGGCGCGTGCAAACAGCCGTCTGCTGATTCATCGTATTCAGCGTGACTGGTGTGGCCTGGTGGATCTGATCCTGGATTCCCGGTCCAAGGAAGCCGCCCGCGTTGTCGCTCGTAAAGAGCTGCGCGAAAGCCTGACAGGCGTGTCGCCGTTGTTCGCCGACAAGCCGTTTTTCCTCAGTGAGGAACAAAGTCTGGTGGATTGCTGCCTATTGCCAATACTCTGGCGTTTGCCGATTTTGGGTATTGAACTGCCGCGGCCTGCCAAGCCGCTGCTTGATTACATGGAGCGCTCTTTCGCGCGTGAGGCTTTCCAGGCGAGTCTGTCTGGTGTCGAACGCGATATGCGCTAAGGCTTAAGGAGCCGCTATGAACTCCAGTCGACCTTATCTGGTCCGCGCGCTCTACGAGTGGATTGTTGATAACGATTGCACCCCGCACATGCTGGTCAATTCCGAATATCCGTCGGTGCAGGTGCCGCAAGGTTTCGCCAGTGATGGACAGATTGTCCTGAACGTATCGCCGGCTGCCGTGCGTCATTTGCACATGGACAACGAAGCGGTCAGCTTCGAAGGGCGCTTCGGTGGCGTGCCGCACACCCTGTTTGTGCCTATCGCGTCGATCCTGGGCATTTACGCCCGGGAGAACGGCCAAGGCATGGTGTTTGATCTGGAGTCGCCTATGGAAGACGACGAAGAGATCGAGCCGGATGATGATGTCCCGCCACCCGACAACGAGCCGCCGCGTCCCAGCGGTCGACCTAGTTTGAAGGTCGTGAAGTAATAAAAAAGGCGATCCGAGAGGATCGCCTTTTTTATTACTTCACCACTTTCAAACGTAGGAGCTGTCGAGTGAAACGAGGCTGCGATCTTTTGATTCTGTTTGTAAAAGCAAGATCA containing:
- a CDS encoding ClpXP protease specificity-enhancing factor: MNSSRPYLVRALYEWIVDNDCTPHMLVNSEYPSVQVPQGFASDGQIVLNVSPAAVRHLHMDNEAVSFEGRFGGVPHTLFVPIASILGIYARENGQGMVFDLESPMEDDEEIEPDDDVPPPDNEPPRPSGRPSLKVVK
- a CDS encoding cytochrome c1 → MKKLFAVLILAALPVFSFAAEHGGPELEKVDIDVSDKAAMQDGARTFANYCMGCHSAKFQRYERVADDLGIPHDLMLKNLVFTGAKIGDHMSIGMQPADAKTWFGAAPPDLTLVARVRGTDWLYGYLRSFYEDPTRPWGVNNKVFPNVGMPNVLVGLQGRQVVGCKQVQIVEDGKKQYDPLTGTPLTHEACDQLTIVPKSGALNEEQFDEKVKNLVTFLAYSANPVKLQHQRIGTYVLLYLAFFFVFAYLLKREYWKDVH
- a CDS encoding glutathione S-transferase N-terminal domain-containing protein, which codes for MGVTNRLACYSDPADHYSHRVRIVLAEKGVSAEIIYVEAGRQPPKLIEVNPYGSLPTLVDRDLALWESTVVMEYLDERYPHPPLLPVYPVARANSRLLIHRIQRDWCGLVDLILDSRSKEAARVVARKELRESLTGVSPLFADKPFFLSEEQSLVDCCLLPILWRLPILGIELPRPAKPLLDYMERSFAREAFQASLSGVERDMR